In Acidobacteriota bacterium, the following proteins share a genomic window:
- a CDS encoding ATP-binding protein — MQSWHRMVLRRYWIETIERLWREKSVLWLSGVRRVGKTFLCRSLPEVEYFDCELPSTRRTLEDPERFLRDVVGRRIVVDEIQRLRNPSELLKIAADYHPETRVIATGSSSLGASRRFRDTLTDRKRDLRLTPMIPQDEVEFGARGIDHRFTHGGLPPFFLAAERPERGFQEWLDSYWARDIQELFRVERRWSFLRFVELVLAQSGGVFEAARFARPCEISRTTVVNYLRVLEDTFVVQVVRPYSARRASEIVAAPKVYGFDTGFVCLFKGWNHLRDEDRGVLWEHYVLNEYLARALDQRVRYWRDKRGHEIDFVLVRGDGATVAIECKWRAAGFDPKNLKAFRSRYPGGDNFVVTDDTATSYVRDYSGAAVRFVNLPDLIRRVVSGS; from the coding sequence ATGCAATCCTGGCATCGTATGGTTCTCCGCCGCTATTGGATCGAGACGATCGAGCGTCTGTGGCGCGAGAAGTCGGTGCTCTGGCTTTCGGGAGTCCGCCGGGTCGGCAAAACCTTCCTGTGCCGGTCGCTGCCCGAGGTCGAGTACTTCGATTGCGAGCTGCCGAGCACGCGCCGCACGTTGGAGGACCCGGAACGGTTTCTCCGGGACGTCGTCGGCCGGCGGATCGTGGTCGACGAGATCCAGCGCCTGCGCAACCCGTCGGAGTTGTTGAAGATCGCCGCGGACTACCATCCCGAGACTCGCGTCATCGCCACCGGGTCGTCATCCCTCGGCGCCTCGCGGAGGTTCCGCGACACGCTCACCGATCGGAAGCGCGATCTCCGGTTGACGCCGATGATCCCGCAGGACGAAGTGGAGTTCGGCGCCCGTGGCATCGATCACCGGTTCACGCACGGCGGTTTGCCCCCGTTCTTTCTCGCCGCGGAAAGACCTGAGCGGGGATTTCAGGAGTGGCTCGATTCCTACTGGGCCCGCGACATTCAGGAGCTGTTCCGCGTAGAGCGCCGCTGGTCGTTCCTGAGGTTCGTCGAGCTGGTGCTCGCACAGAGCGGCGGCGTCTTCGAGGCCGCACGGTTCGCGCGTCCGTGCGAGATCAGCCGGACCACCGTCGTCAACTACCTGCGGGTCCTGGAGGACACCTTCGTCGTACAGGTCGTCAGACCGTACAGCGCCCGCCGCGCTTCGGAGATCGTGGCCGCGCCCAAGGTCTATGGTTTCGATACCGGGTTCGTCTGTCTGTTCAAGGGTTGGAATCACCTGCGCGACGAGGACAGGGGCGTGTTGTGGGAGCACTACGTGCTCAACGAGTATCTGGCCCGCGCCCTGGACCAGCGTGTGCGGTACTGGCGGGACAAGCGGGGCCACGAGATCGACTTCGTCCTCGTTCGCGGGGACGGCGCGACGGTCGCGATCGAGTGCAAGTGGCGCGCGGCCGGCTTCGACCCGAAGAACCTGAAGGCATTCCGCTCGCGGTATCCCGGCGGCGACAACTTCGTGGTGACCGACGATACGGCGACCTCGTACGTCCGTGACTACAGCGGGGCAGCGGTCCGTTTCGTCAACCTGCCCGACCTGATCCGGCGCGTCGTGAGCGGATCGTAG
- a CDS encoding TonB-dependent receptor produces the protein MRRIRKVVEPRFGAGLFLALVSAAPATAQTVGEIGGAVTDMQGLAVPGVTVTLEAEALIGPQTAVTLVDGSYRFRALGRGSYDLTFEIPGFRTLVREGVIVEGSRAVRIDAALELATVAETITVSGDAPVVDLKTTALVNDFGVEELQDVPSATDVWAVLGQTPGVRMRGFDVGGSHKSQQTGYESFGIRDQNRVLADGVDTTEGEGGTGFYFDYYSIGEFTTTAAGADVQMTAPGSLVMMTMKSGGNDWSGMLHGDYEHESFVGDNIDDALASRGYTGNPNLLFFETHADLGGPIARDRAWFYGFYNHFRIDKAVSGVDRAVATDLGDFDQFGGKVTVQASRRDRFIGYTNWGLKQKPKRGLSTDVGPDSVLAQDSWSWAHKAEWQRVWNDRTFTATALKHFGFGWPMVPQVDPVQFPPRLDTATGRLSGAGWFPGVTGSPPFTFRRWKPQVTVTANHYTPAFGGSHDLKAGYEFQIDSSRFGSNANSGHVRYLDDSANARPFHVDRITLFSMPAEGEISSDDRNRHHALFLQDTWRPTDRLALNLGVRYEQQHTYFLGSTAAPYFAEIFPSGATAGRTNVVWNTWAPRIGATFAFAPRTVLKGHYGRYYVNLADAHAAANPGGTAWVRYDFLDPNANGIYDGPDELGAVLDQQGAVGALSAEGTPVDPDLAPEYVDEMGASFEHELAADTSIRVSWVRKALNGDSGLWNVAQQTALLDGRGVSCAEDPDWACPLNALTGARLRVQRVPDDVAGMVDTRIAAFPGMGADYDTFQLAVNRRFSSGYLLQASVDYQWRDEFRAAAGESRSPLFADPLVVGAGGHGRIWQNHGLDVDFRQRTTNWGGRLLARAPLPYGVGFSANVRYQSGWPYAFIQRVDIPGVGTNQPIFLTDLSANRSENVTLVDLRLEKVLDVGSGGRLTLMADVYNALNSNAVTNFSLRTGDDERVIAALDPIALKLGARFQF, from the coding sequence ATGCGGAGAATTCGGAAGGTTGTCGAGCCACGATTCGGAGCGGGGCTGTTTCTCGCACTCGTATCTGCGGCGCCGGCAACGGCCCAGACGGTCGGCGAGATCGGCGGCGCGGTGACGGACATGCAGGGGCTCGCCGTACCGGGCGTGACGGTCACGCTGGAAGCAGAGGCGTTGATCGGGCCGCAGACGGCGGTGACCCTGGTCGACGGCTCGTACAGGTTTCGCGCGCTCGGACGCGGGTCGTACGACCTGACGTTCGAGATCCCCGGGTTCCGCACCCTCGTGCGCGAAGGCGTGATCGTCGAGGGCAGCCGCGCGGTGCGCATCGACGCGGCGCTGGAGCTGGCGACCGTGGCCGAGACGATCACGGTCTCCGGCGACGCGCCGGTGGTCGACCTGAAGACCACCGCGCTGGTAAACGACTTCGGCGTTGAGGAGCTGCAGGACGTGCCGTCCGCCACCGACGTCTGGGCGGTGCTCGGGCAGACGCCCGGGGTCCGGATGCGCGGCTTCGACGTCGGCGGCTCGCACAAGAGCCAGCAGACCGGCTACGAGAGCTTCGGCATCCGCGACCAGAACCGGGTGCTCGCCGACGGCGTCGACACGACGGAGGGCGAGGGGGGCACCGGCTTCTACTTCGACTACTACTCGATCGGTGAGTTCACGACGACGGCGGCCGGGGCCGACGTGCAGATGACCGCGCCCGGCTCGCTCGTCATGATGACGATGAAGAGCGGCGGCAACGATTGGAGCGGGATGCTCCACGGCGACTACGAGCACGAGAGCTTCGTCGGCGACAACATCGACGACGCGCTGGCGTCGCGCGGCTACACCGGCAACCCGAACCTGCTCTTCTTCGAGACACACGCCGACCTCGGCGGCCCGATAGCGCGCGACCGGGCCTGGTTCTACGGCTTCTACAACCACTTCCGCATCGACAAGGCGGTGTCCGGCGTGGACCGCGCCGTCGCCACCGACCTCGGCGACTTCGATCAGTTCGGGGGCAAGGTCACCGTGCAGGCCAGCCGGCGGGACCGCTTCATCGGCTACACGAACTGGGGCCTCAAGCAGAAGCCGAAGCGCGGGCTGTCGACCGACGTGGGGCCCGACTCCGTGCTGGCCCAGGACAGTTGGAGCTGGGCGCACAAGGCCGAGTGGCAGCGCGTCTGGAACGACCGCACCTTCACGGCGACGGCGCTCAAGCATTTCGGCTTCGGCTGGCCGATGGTGCCGCAGGTGGACCCGGTGCAGTTCCCGCCGCGGCTCGACACCGCGACCGGCCGCCTGAGCGGAGCGGGCTGGTTTCCGGGTGTCACCGGCTCGCCGCCGTTCACCTTCCGCCGCTGGAAGCCGCAGGTGACGGTGACTGCCAACCACTACACGCCGGCGTTCGGCGGCAGCCACGATCTGAAGGCGGGCTACGAGTTCCAGATCGACAGCAGCCGCTTCGGGTCGAACGCCAACTCGGGGCACGTCCGCTACCTGGACGACAGCGCCAACGCGCGTCCGTTCCACGTCGACCGCATCACGCTGTTCAGCATGCCGGCGGAAGGAGAGATCTCATCCGACGACCGGAACCGGCATCACGCGCTGTTCCTGCAGGACACGTGGCGACCGACCGACCGCCTGGCCCTGAACCTCGGCGTGCGGTACGAGCAGCAGCACACCTACTTCCTGGGGTCGACGGCGGCTCCCTACTTCGCCGAGATCTTCCCGTCGGGAGCCACCGCCGGCCGGACGAACGTGGTCTGGAACACGTGGGCGCCGCGCATCGGCGCGACGTTCGCCTTCGCGCCGCGGACGGTGCTCAAGGGGCACTACGGTCGCTACTACGTGAACCTGGCGGATGCGCACGCCGCCGCCAACCCCGGCGGCACCGCCTGGGTGCGCTACGACTTCCTCGATCCGAACGCCAACGGGATCTACGACGGTCCGGACGAGCTCGGGGCGGTCCTGGACCAGCAGGGGGCGGTCGGCGCGCTCTCGGCCGAGGGGACGCCGGTGGATCCCGATCTGGCGCCGGAGTACGTCGACGAGATGGGCGCGTCGTTCGAGCACGAGCTGGCCGCCGACACGTCCATCCGTGTCTCCTGGGTCCGCAAGGCGCTCAACGGCGACAGCGGTCTGTGGAACGTCGCGCAGCAGACGGCGCTGCTCGACGGGCGCGGCGTCTCCTGCGCGGAAGACCCGGACTGGGCCTGTCCGCTGAACGCGTTGACCGGCGCTCGGTTGCGGGTGCAGCGCGTGCCGGACGACGTGGCGGGCATGGTGGACACCCGGATCGCCGCCTTTCCCGGCATGGGGGCCGACTACGACACCTTCCAGCTCGCGGTGAACCGGCGTTTCTCGAGCGGCTACCTGTTGCAGGCGAGCGTCGACTACCAGTGGCGCGACGAGTTCCGCGCGGCCGCCGGCGAGTCGCGCAGCCCGCTCTTCGCCGACCCGCTGGTGGTCGGCGCGGGCGGGCACGGCCGCATCTGGCAGAACCACGGCCTCGACGTCGACTTCCGGCAGCGGACCACCAACTGGGGCGGCCGGTTGCTGGCGCGGGCGCCGCTGCCGTACGGCGTCGGGTTCTCCGCCAACGTCCGGTATCAGAGCGGCTGGCCCTACGCGTTCATCCAGCGGGTGGACATCCCGGGCGTCGGCACCAACCAGCCGATCTTTCTGACCGATCTGTCCGCCAACCGGTCGGAGAACGTGACGCTGGTGGATCTGCGCTTGGAAAAAGTGCTCGACGTCGGATCCGGCGGTCGGCTCACGCTGATGGCCGACGTCTACAACGCGCTCAATTCCAACGCCGTGACCAACTTCTCGCTGCGCACCGGTGACGACGAGCGGGTCATCGCGGCCCTCGACCCGATCGCGCTGAAGCTGGGGGCCAGGTTCCAGTTCTGA
- a CDS encoding rhomboid family intramembrane serine protease, with amino-acid sequence MIDLISWKSRAAILLGSLTLVWAVSLYGLFVDERLIYALALVPRRIEGLPGILSAPLVHGSFAHLLANTVPLLILGGMVVARGVAYYLAVTPAIVLLGGLGLWVFGRHAAHIGASGLIFGYFGLLVARGYYERSLQSIAVAIVVVVVYGGMIAGVLPRGDHVSWEAHLFGLLAGGLCARAALGRER; translated from the coding sequence ATGATCGACCTGATCTCCTGGAAGTCCCGCGCCGCCATCCTGCTCGGGTCCCTGACCCTCGTCTGGGCGGTGTCCCTGTACGGCCTGTTCGTGGACGAGCGGCTCATCTACGCCCTGGCGCTCGTGCCGCGCCGCATCGAGGGGCTGCCCGGCATTCTCAGCGCACCCCTGGTGCACGGCTCGTTCGCCCACCTGCTCGCGAACACCGTTCCGCTGTTGATCCTGGGCGGTATGGTGGTTGCCCGCGGGGTCGCCTACTACCTCGCGGTGACGCCGGCCATCGTCCTGCTCGGCGGCCTCGGGCTGTGGGTGTTCGGCAGGCACGCGGCGCACATCGGCGCCAGCGGTCTCATCTTCGGCTACTTCGGGTTGCTGGTCGCCCGCGGGTACTACGAACGGAGCCTGCAATCGATAGCCGTCGCGATCGTCGTGGTCGTCGTCTACGGCGGGATGATCGCCGGCGTCCTCCCGCGCGGCGACCATGTCTCCTGGGAAGCGCACCTGTTCGGGTTGCTCGCGGGCGGGCTGTGCGCCCGCGCGGCGCTCGGCCGGGAGCGGTGA
- a CDS encoding DUF2089 domain-containing protein produces the protein MARRGRLPTSCPSCSGDLRVARLVCPECETAVQGDYLLPALSRLGSEDQQFALAFILRSGSLKEMARLYGVSYPTVRNRLDDLIARLSAIIESQEAEAAAEDAAGVDADGGGG, from the coding sequence GTGGCTCGCCGAGGACGGCTGCCGACCTCGTGTCCGAGTTGCAGCGGTGACCTGCGGGTAGCGCGGCTCGTGTGTCCGGAGTGCGAGACGGCGGTGCAGGGCGACTACCTGTTGCCTGCGCTGTCGCGGCTCGGCAGCGAGGATCAGCAGTTCGCGCTCGCTTTCATCCTGCGCAGCGGCAGCCTGAAGGAGATGGCAAGACTGTACGGCGTGTCGTATCCGACCGTCCGCAACCGGTTGGATGACCTGATCGCGCGCCTGAGCGCGATCATCGAATCGCAGGAGGCGGAGGCGGCGGCAGAAGACGCCGCCGGAGTTGACGCTGATGGCGGAGGCGGATGA
- a CDS encoding DUF4019 domain-containing protein: protein MYPGEADVRRGVVRPRRASNVRKRTRRAGRAMADFPQDDHVGDHVQRLSAALVRGRHPRSPWHSPDRGASNRSSPGGHRGVRGHSLNGCDRRGCARADDAAPAPSVDRLSARRAAKRPLPGRGTRRGHVLYEDEQPAAPPGANAGDVRGHQLSRRRTHARASCGVDGSPAGARPALAVVLGLNRSRRGKHLMAQETTNGDRARPRPFPWSALPVVVLAVLAAAVAGCGDDGSSPTAPTPTVPPVVDTQSDEDAARQSVDAWLLLLDAGDYSEAYDATGTIFREEVTPEEFRTAMEERQAILGAVESRTLSSTQRLSIVPDAPPGDYFIFEIDGVYELRPNARERVTAVSESDGWPVVGIYLIR, encoded by the coding sequence GTGTACCCGGGGGAAGCTGACGTTCGGCGCGGCGTGGTTAGACCGAGGAGGGCGTCGAATGTTCGTAAACGGACAAGGCGAGCCGGACGGGCCATGGCGGATTTCCCACAGGACGATCATGTGGGCGATCACGTTCAGCGTCTTTCTGCCGCTCTTGTTCGTGGTCGGCATCCTCGTAGTCCGTGGCACTCGCCCGATCGAGGTGCGAGTAACCGATCGTCACCTGGAGGTCACCGGGGAGTACGGGGTCACTCTCTCAATGGATGCGATCGTCGAGGCTGCGCTCGAGCCGACGATGCCGCGCCAGCGCCGTCGGTTGACCGGCTATCGGCTCGGCGAGCTGCGAAACGGCCGTTACCGGGTCGAGGCACTCGGCGAGGGCATGTTCTATACGAGGACGAACAGCCCGCCGCACCTCCTGGTGCGAACGCCGGAGACGTTCGTGGTCATCAACTTTCGCGACGCCGAACGCACGCGCGCGCTTCATGCGGAGTTGATGGCAGCCCTGCAGGAGCGCGACCAGCGCTCGCGGTAGTTCTTGGCTTGAATCGATCTCGCAGGGGAAAACACCTGATGGCGCAAGAGACGACGAATGGCGACCGGGCTCGACCGCGGCCGTTTCCGTGGAGCGCACTGCCGGTAGTCGTGCTCGCCGTGCTGGCCGCCGCAGTCGCCGGGTGCGGTGACGACGGCAGCAGCCCGACCGCGCCGACTCCCACCGTCCCGCCGGTTGTCGACACGCAATCGGACGAGGACGCGGCGCGGCAGTCGGTCGACGCATGGCTGTTGCTGCTCGACGCCGGAGACTACTCGGAGGCGTACGACGCGACCGGGACCATATTCCGGGAGGAGGTGACGCCCGAAGAGTTTCGGACCGCCATGGAAGAGCGGCAGGCCATCCTGGGCGCTGTCGAGTCCCGTACGCTGAGCAGCACGCAACGCCTGTCGATTGTGCCCGACGCGCCGCCCGGCGACTACTTCATATTCGAGATCGACGGCGTCTACGAGTTGCGGCCGAACGCGCGCGAACGGGTCACGGCGGTATCGGAATCCGACGGGTGGCCGGTCGTCGGCATCTACCTCATT